In the genome of Enterococcus hirae ATCC 9790, one region contains:
- a CDS encoding solute carrier family 23 protein has protein sequence MSEQKKFHNHDAVLDIHDRPKTGHWIGLSLQHLFTMFGATVLVPILVGIDPGIALVSSGLGTLVYLFTTKGKIPAYLGSSFAFIAAMQMLMKTDGYPAIAQGAVTTGLVYLIVAWIIKKIGSAWLDKILPPIVVGPVIMVIGLGLAANAATNAMYNQGNYDFKYIAVALITLALTIFFNMWLKGFLGLIPILLGIICGYLVALLFGIVDTKPIADAAWFALPNFEIPFVQYEPKLYLGAITTMAPIAFVTMTEHIGHLMVLNKLTKRNFFEEPGLHKTLMGDGLAQIVAAFVGGPPVTSYGENIGVLAITRVHSVFVIGGAAVFAVILGFVGKLSALILSIPGPVISGISFILFGVIAASGMKILIENKIDFDKKKNLLIASVILVVGIGGLVFEVGTFTLSAMALATVLGIILNLILPETSRSEEK, from the coding sequence ATGTCAGAACAGAAAAAATTCCATAATCACGATGCGGTTTTAGATATCCACGATCGCCCAAAAACAGGACATTGGATCGGCTTAAGTTTACAACATCTCTTTACGATGTTTGGTGCTACTGTACTTGTGCCGATTTTAGTGGGGATCGATCCAGGGATTGCCTTAGTCAGCTCAGGATTAGGAACATTAGTTTATCTTTTTACTACTAAAGGAAAGATTCCAGCCTACTTGGGTAGTAGCTTTGCCTTTATCGCAGCTATGCAAATGCTGATGAAGACTGACGGTTACCCAGCGATCGCCCAAGGAGCCGTAACGACTGGTCTGGTTTACTTGATCGTCGCATGGATCATCAAAAAGATCGGTTCAGCATGGTTGGACAAAATTTTACCACCGATTGTCGTTGGTCCCGTGATCATGGTAATCGGCTTAGGGTTAGCAGCGAATGCTGCAACGAACGCAATGTATAACCAAGGCAACTATGATTTTAAATATATTGCCGTGGCATTGATCACTTTAGCATTGACGATTTTCTTCAACATGTGGCTAAAAGGATTTTTAGGACTTATTCCAATTTTGTTAGGGATCATTTGCGGCTACCTCGTTGCTTTACTCTTCGGAATCGTCGATACAAAGCCGATCGCTGATGCTGCTTGGTTCGCTTTACCAAACTTCGAGATTCCATTTGTTCAATATGAACCGAAGCTTTACTTAGGAGCAATAACGACGATGGCACCTATCGCTTTCGTTACGATGACGGAACACATTGGACATTTGATGGTCTTGAATAAATTAACCAAACGTAATTTCTTTGAAGAGCCAGGTTTACACAAAACATTGATGGGAGATGGCTTAGCGCAGATCGTTGCAGCTTTCGTCGGTGGTCCTCCAGTTACAAGTTATGGGGAAAATATCGGTGTGTTAGCAATCACTCGTGTACACAGCGTATTCGTCATCGGTGGTGCAGCAGTCTTCGCTGTGATTTTAGGATTTGTGGGCAAATTAAGCGCTTTGATCTTAAGTATCCCCGGACCCGTAATTTCCGGAATCAGCTTTATCTTGTTCGGAGTGATCGCAGCGAGTGGAATGAAGATTTTGATCGAAAATAAAATCGATTTTGATAAAAAGAAAAATCTGTTGATTGCTTCAGTGATCTTAGTGGTCGGAATCGGCGGCTTGGTTTTTGAAGTAGGCACCTTCACGTTATCAGCAATGGCTTTAGCAACTGTACTTGGTATCATTCTGAATCTTATCTTACCCGAAACTTCACGTAGCGAAGAAAAATAA
- the pyrR gene encoding bifunctional pyr operon transcriptional regulator/uracil phosphoribosyltransferase PyrR, which yields MQAKEVVDQVTMKRALTRITYEIIERNQTIQDVVLIGIKTRGIYIASRVADRLKQLEGIEVPVGELDITLYRDDKKETPAEAELHSSDIPVSLEGKEVILIDDVLYTGRTIRAAMDAVMDYGRPRKISLAVLVDRGHRELPIRADYVGKNIPTAKTEEILVEMQELDGKDRIMILKEEE from the coding sequence ATGCAAGCAAAAGAAGTTGTGGATCAAGTAACCATGAAGCGGGCATTGACACGTATCACTTATGAAATCATTGAAAGAAATCAGACGATTCAAGATGTTGTCTTAATTGGGATAAAAACAAGAGGCATTTACATCGCATCAAGAGTTGCCGATCGTTTGAAGCAACTAGAAGGCATCGAAGTTCCGGTCGGAGAGCTGGACATCACATTGTATCGTGATGATAAAAAAGAAACACCAGCTGAAGCAGAACTTCATTCTTCAGATATTCCCGTTTCACTAGAAGGAAAAGAAGTGATTTTGATCGATGACGTCCTTTACACTGGACGAACGATTCGAGCAGCGATGGACGCAGTAATGGACTATGGTCGTCCTAGAAAAATTTCTCTGGCTGTCTTAGTAGACAGGGGACATCGGGAGTTACCGATTCGAGCAGACTATGTTGGGAAAAACATTCCCACAGCTAAAACAGAAGAAATCTTAGTCGAAATGCAAGAACTTGACGGCAAAGATCGAATCATGATTTTGAAAGAGGAAGAATAG
- a CDS encoding RluA family pseudouridine synthase encodes MTELNATIQTETGRIDKVLTGLFNDYSRSQIQLWLKDGAVSVNGQVVKANYKVKKNDEIVIAVPEPETLSIEAEDIPLEIVYEDEAVAVVNKPQGMVVHPSAGHPNGTMVNALMYHVKDLSSINGVIRPGIVHRIDKDTSGLLMVAKNDLAHESLAKQLKDKTSLRKYVALVHGVIPHEKGTINTPIGRSKVNRKMQAVREDGKLAVTHFNVLERFNDFTLVELTLETGRTHQIRVHMKYIGYPLAGDPVYGPSKTLKGNGQFLHAKLLGFTHPITGQKMVFEAPLPTIFEKTLEKLRKSVAF; translated from the coding sequence ATGACAGAATTAAACGCAACGATTCAAACAGAAACAGGACGGATCGATAAAGTACTCACAGGTTTATTCAACGATTATAGTCGTTCACAAATCCAGCTTTGGCTCAAAGATGGTGCCGTTTCGGTCAACGGACAAGTGGTGAAAGCAAATTATAAAGTGAAGAAAAATGATGAAATCGTGATCGCTGTGCCAGAACCAGAGACCCTTTCAATTGAAGCAGAAGACATTCCATTAGAAATCGTTTATGAAGACGAAGCGGTTGCTGTTGTCAATAAACCACAAGGCATGGTCGTCCATCCTTCAGCAGGTCATCCGAATGGTACGATGGTCAATGCTTTAATGTATCATGTAAAAGATCTTTCGTCGATCAATGGTGTGATCCGTCCAGGGATCGTCCATCGAATCGATAAAGATACTTCAGGTTTGTTGATGGTAGCGAAAAATGATTTAGCACATGAATCTTTGGCCAAGCAATTAAAAGATAAAACTTCTTTACGTAAATACGTAGCGTTAGTCCATGGAGTGATTCCTCATGAAAAAGGAACGATCAACACACCGATCGGTCGATCAAAAGTGAACCGTAAAATGCAGGCAGTCAGAGAAGATGGCAAACTAGCCGTGACCCATTTTAATGTCTTGGAACGATTCAATGATTTTACGTTGGTAGAGTTGACGTTAGAAACAGGTAGGACCCATCAGATCCGTGTGCATATGAAATATATAGGGTATCCTTTAGCTGGAGACCCAGTTTATGGACCAAGTAAGACATTGAAAGGAAATGGGCAATTTCTTCATGCGAAGCTCTTAGGTTTTACCCATCCAATCACAGGTCAGAAAATGGTCTTTGAAGCACCGCTTCCAACAATCTTTGAAAAAACTTTAGAAAAACTAAGGAAAAGTGTTGCATTTTGA
- the lspA gene encoding signal peptidase II has protein sequence MLAIYFMISGLLVALDQWVKWWIVNDLSLGETKTLIPGVLSLNHIRNTGAAWSMLEGKMWFFVIITVIAVIVVVTLMVKNRKQGNRWLLTGLSFILAGAIGNFIDRVRLGYVVDMFQTDFMNFPIFNVADMTLVCGVILILIYIILDEKEQGKK, from the coding sequence TTGTTAGCAATTTATTTTATGATCAGTGGATTATTAGTGGCTCTTGATCAGTGGGTCAAATGGTGGATCGTCAATGATTTATCTTTAGGCGAAACGAAGACATTGATTCCAGGCGTCTTATCGTTGAATCATATACGCAATACTGGGGCAGCTTGGAGTATGCTTGAAGGGAAGATGTGGTTTTTCGTCATAATCACAGTGATTGCTGTCATTGTTGTCGTGACATTGATGGTCAAGAATCGCAAACAGGGCAATCGATGGTTGCTGACAGGGTTAAGTTTTATTTTAGCAGGAGCTATTGGGAATTTTATTGATCGTGTAAGATTGGGATATGTCGTCGATATGTTCCAAACTGATTTTATGAATTTTCCGATCTTCAATGTAGCTGATATGACACTTGTTTGTGGTGTGATTCTTATTTTGATATACATTATTTTAGATGAAAAGGAACAAGGGAAAAAATGA
- a CDS encoding CPBP family intramembrane glutamic endopeptidase — translation MIHRNTKKHWKFILCLSYFIIYFMIPNIGIPIKYDFIFDWISWFPLILSFMFLVLFHQLLYQSLVEIQWLKLIFIAVFCIVSIIVINTALPDTNSLPLNSLANSELKKYIISATTYGVFLEEMIFRFSLISLHSDRKTKASLLIISSFLFSIVHGGNFNLFFCGVLFGFVYIKTSNVWYAILTHVFYNGVGIFLFYSLLSCCKAMNDKVVKASGDLQKVRLKKILLNSKKG, via the coding sequence ATGATACATAGGAATACTAAGAAACATTGGAAATTCATTCTTTGCTTGAGTTACTTTATTATTTATTTTATGATCCCAAATATAGGGATCCCAATCAAATATGATTTCATATTTGATTGGATTTCTTGGTTTCCGTTGATCCTAAGTTTTATGTTTTTGGTGTTGTTCCACCAGCTTCTCTATCAATCATTAGTAGAAATACAATGGCTGAAACTCATATTTATAGCAGTCTTTTGTATCGTTAGTATTATTGTCATTAATACTGCTTTGCCTGATACAAATAGCTTACCCCTAAATTCTTTAGCTAATAGTGAATTGAAAAAATATATAATAAGTGCTACAACGTACGGTGTATTTTTAGAAGAAATGATTTTTAGATTTAGTCTAATCAGCTTACATTCTGACAGGAAAACAAAGGCTTCTCTCCTCATAATCTCTTCATTTTTGTTTTCAATCGTACACGGAGGAAATTTCAACCTTTTTTTCTGCGGCGTTCTATTTGGATTCGTTTATATAAAAACTTCTAATGTGTGGTACGCCATATTGACCCATGTTTTTTATAATGGTGTGGGTATATTTCTTTTTTATTCTTTACTTAGTTGTTGCAAAGCAATGAACGATAAAGTAGTTAAAGCAAGTGGAGATTTACAAAAAGTGAGGTTGAAAAAAATACTTCTAAACAGTAAAAAAGGATGA
- a CDS encoding LMxysn_1693 family intestinal colonization protein produces MSTSLLTLGTAVTSCVPVLADETNSSGIAICSDDEYYVLDEPSIQTKTWSQPQSWCVSKGNRTYLGTETHNRKTTLSIGATIFGMNIKIGNEYSVSGKFKKYRQNARITVTYRVYRKVDNKYIRTQTATANTQYIDYVAI; encoded by the coding sequence GTGTCTACGTCACTTTTGACTTTAGGAACTGCTGTAACTTCGTGTGTTCCAGTATTAGCCGATGAAACGAATAGTTCTGGCATAGCAATTTGTAGTGATGATGAGTACTATGTATTAGACGAACCATCGATTCAGACAAAAACTTGGTCACAACCTCAAAGTTGGTGTGTTTCTAAAGGAAATCGTACATATTTGGGTACAGAAACCCACAATAGAAAAACCACATTATCAATTGGTGCAACGATCTTCGGAATGAATATTAAAATAGGGAACGAATACTCAGTAAGCGGAAAATTCAAGAAGTATCGTCAAAATGCAAGAATAACGGTCACTTACCGAGTTTATCGTAAAGTAGACAATAAATATATTCGTACTCAAACTGCTACAGCAAATACACAATATATTGATTATGTAGCAATATGA
- a CDS encoding formate--tetrahydrofolate ligase, which yields MKSDLQISQETELKPIIKIAEKLDIQQDDLELYGKYKAKIDFSTIKKLKKKPDGHLILVTSINPTPAGEGKSTITVGLGDALNQIGKKAVIALREPSLGPVMGIKGGAAGGGYAQVLPMEDINLHFTGDMHAITSANNALSALLDNHIHQGNELRIDSRRVIWKRVVDLNDRELRKVIVGLGGPIQGVPREDGFDITVASEIMAILCLATDIDDLKARLARIVVGYTFDQKPVTAGDLKAEGALALLLKEAIKPNLVQTIYGTPAFVHGGPFANIAHGCNSVLATQTALKLGEYVVTEAGFGADLGGEKFLDIKVPNLKKAPDAIVIVATVRALKMHGGATKEELKTENLAALEKGFSNLKRHIHNMEKYHIPVIVAINEFVTDTEAEFTLLERLCENQGVIVQRASVWEHGADGGIELAKAVVRAIDSQQANYQPLYQPTATIEEKVTTIVQEIYGGKGVNFSKKAKKQIAEFVLNGWDKLPICMAKTQYSFSDDPTLLGAPEGFTITIREFVPKLGAGFIVALTGDVMTMPGLPKKPAALNMDVTNDGEVLGLF from the coding sequence ATGAAGAGCGATCTACAAATATCACAAGAAACAGAGTTAAAACCGATTATTAAAATTGCGGAAAAATTGGATATCCAACAAGATGACCTGGAGCTTTACGGAAAATATAAAGCGAAAATCGATTTTTCCACCATCAAGAAATTAAAGAAAAAACCAGATGGTCACTTGATTTTAGTTACATCCATCAATCCTACACCAGCTGGAGAAGGTAAATCGACCATCACGGTAGGTCTTGGGGACGCATTGAATCAAATTGGTAAAAAAGCAGTGATTGCGTTAAGAGAACCTTCCCTTGGTCCAGTCATGGGAATCAAGGGTGGTGCTGCCGGCGGAGGCTATGCACAAGTATTACCAATGGAAGATATCAATTTACACTTTACTGGCGATATGCATGCGATTACGTCTGCTAATAATGCATTGTCTGCACTTTTAGACAATCATATCCATCAAGGGAATGAACTGAGAATCGATTCACGTCGTGTGATCTGGAAACGTGTCGTCGATTTGAATGATCGCGAACTGCGAAAAGTGATTGTTGGCTTGGGAGGTCCGATTCAAGGTGTGCCGAGAGAAGATGGCTTTGACATCACCGTAGCAAGTGAAATCATGGCGATTTTATGCTTAGCAACAGACATCGATGATTTAAAAGCTCGTTTAGCTCGAATTGTTGTCGGTTATACCTTTGATCAAAAGCCAGTGACAGCTGGTGATCTCAAAGCAGAAGGCGCATTGGCACTGCTATTAAAAGAAGCGATCAAACCAAACTTAGTACAAACGATTTATGGCACGCCAGCATTTGTCCATGGCGGTCCTTTTGCCAATATTGCTCACGGGTGTAATAGTGTTTTAGCTACCCAAACAGCTCTTAAATTAGGGGAGTATGTGGTGACTGAAGCTGGATTTGGTGCAGATCTAGGTGGAGAAAAATTCCTAGATATCAAAGTTCCGAATTTGAAAAAGGCGCCTGATGCGATCGTGATCGTAGCAACAGTTCGTGCATTGAAAATGCATGGCGGTGCAACTAAAGAAGAGTTGAAAACGGAAAATTTAGCAGCATTGGAAAAAGGATTCAGTAATTTAAAACGTCATATCCACAATATGGAGAAATACCATATCCCAGTAATTGTTGCGATCAACGAGTTCGTGACAGATACGGAAGCTGAATTTACTTTGTTAGAACGTCTTTGCGAAAATCAAGGGGTGATCGTACAACGAGCAAGTGTTTGGGAGCATGGCGCAGACGGTGGAATTGAACTTGCCAAAGCGGTCGTTCGTGCGATTGATAGTCAGCAAGCAAATTATCAACCCTTGTATCAACCGACAGCGACTATCGAAGAAAAAGTGACAACGATCGTCCAAGAGATTTATGGTGGAAAAGGGGTCAACTTTAGTAAAAAAGCCAAAAAACAAATCGCTGAGTTTGTCCTTAATGGTTGGGATAAACTGCCAATTTGTATGGCAAAAACCCAATATTCATTTTCTGACGACCCGACACTTCTAGGCGCTCCTGAAGGATTTACGATTACCATCAGAGAGTTCGTTCCCAAATTAGGGGCTGGGTTTATCGTTGCGCTAACAGGAGATGTCATGACTATGCCGGGACTTCCAAAAAAACCAGCTGCATTGAATATGGATGTTACCAATGATGGGGAAGTACTGGGATTATTCTAA
- a CDS encoding cold-shock protein gives MTTGTVKWFDNKKGYGFISYDETEEIFVHFTAIEEEGFKTLEENQSVEFEIIEGNRGAQAAHVKKMIL, from the coding sequence TTGACCACAGGAACTGTGAAATGGTTTGACAACAAAAAAGGATATGGATTTATTAGTTATGATGAAACAGAAGAAATATTCGTCCATTTTACTGCAATTGAAGAAGAGGGATTCAAAACCCTTGAAGAAAATCAATCTGTAGAATTTGAAATAATCGAAGGAAACCGTGGGGCACAAGCCGCTCATGTCAAAAAAATGATCTTATAA
- a CDS encoding EbsA family protein: MKKIIRWQPEWAQTIIYWSLSLIILFFSLILSLENTRPYWKSNLVMGLFLIFLFLGYRRSFILKNHAIKIKYAAFWKDQNIPLQDIDSVTPVKRGVNIKYVGKAEPTFYLMRKKSQTAFLSYYSEGKEQQSTNNQVNTTS, encoded by the coding sequence ATGAAAAAAATAATTCGCTGGCAGCCGGAATGGGCGCAGACGATCATCTATTGGTCTTTATCTTTGATCATTTTATTTTTTAGTTTGATTTTATCACTTGAAAACACTAGACCCTATTGGAAAAGTAACTTAGTGATGGGGCTATTTTTAATTTTTCTTTTTCTTGGGTATCGTCGGTCATTTATTTTGAAAAACCATGCAATCAAAATTAAATATGCTGCTTTTTGGAAGGACCAAAATATCCCGCTACAAGATATTGACTCTGTAACACCGGTCAAAAGAGGCGTAAATATTAAATATGTAGGGAAGGCTGAGCCAACCTTCTATCTGATGCGCAAAAAAAGTCAGACAGCTTTTTTGTCCTACTATTCTGAAGGTAAAGAGCAACAAAGCACTAACAACCAAGTAAATACAACTAGCTGA
- a CDS encoding ribonuclease HI family protein, with product MIKVYIDASTKGNPGPSGGGILIIHENKQEQLTVPLSDGSNHQAEFEVFLKTLEILKEKGWVNETILCYSDSKVLVSTIDKNHTNNESFSSLLYEIQQLLAQFHLLILQWIPESKNKGADNLARQALQKQLNP from the coding sequence ATGATCAAAGTATACATTGATGCTTCCACAAAAGGCAATCCAGGACCTAGTGGTGGAGGCATTTTAATTATCCATGAAAATAAACAAGAACAGCTTACCGTCCCACTTTCGGATGGCTCCAATCATCAAGCTGAATTCGAAGTCTTTTTAAAAACTTTAGAAATTTTAAAGGAAAAAGGCTGGGTCAATGAAACAATTCTCTGTTATTCCGATAGCAAAGTACTTGTTTCTACAATCGACAAAAACCACACAAACAACGAAAGTTTCTCTTCCCTTCTATATGAGATCCAACAATTACTCGCTCAGTTCCATTTACTCATCTTACAATGGATTCCCGAGAGTAAGAATAAAGGGGCGGATAATCTGGCACGCCAAGCGCTTCAAAAACAATTAAATCCATAA
- a CDS encoding cation diffusion facilitator family transporter, with product MSKEQKTISGQERTKKGIIAGILGLITNILLFVAKFAIGLFSGSVSIMADAINSLSDTASSILTLVGFKIAAKPADQEHPFGHERFEYISGLFVSIIITYVGFQFLDASIRKIFRPEHLVLTPIVFLVLIFSILLKLLQGRMYTRFSKTIQSEALKATAKDSYNDVFTTLAVLVSAGIERFTGWRIDGYVGFVLAGYIIFSGIMMLRDFVYELLGSRPTAEEIKTMEKQLSSYKSILGFHDLLVHNYGPNKKFASVHIEVDDSLNLNEAHKIIDIIEKDFKKTLDVDLVCHLDPVAIHNEQYRKILKQLRQIIKELGEELRLHDLRIIRKGKELQFDIVVPQNFKLPDDVLEEKIRQAIEKKVGSFELDITFDHNYLLY from the coding sequence GTGTCAAAAGAACAAAAAACGATTAGTGGGCAAGAACGTACCAAAAAAGGTATTATAGCTGGAATCTTAGGTCTTATCACAAATATATTATTGTTTGTTGCGAAATTTGCAATCGGACTTTTTTCTGGCAGTGTTTCGATCATGGCGGATGCTATCAATAGTTTATCCGATACAGCTTCATCCATTTTGACGCTTGTTGGGTTTAAGATTGCTGCAAAACCCGCAGACCAAGAACATCCATTTGGACATGAACGATTTGAATATATCAGTGGCTTATTTGTTTCAATCATCATTACGTATGTAGGGTTTCAATTTTTGGACGCTTCTATACGGAAAATTTTTCGGCCGGAACATTTAGTCCTGACACCGATCGTGTTTCTTGTCCTGATATTTTCGATTCTGTTAAAACTTTTACAAGGACGTATGTACACTAGATTTTCAAAAACAATTCAGTCAGAAGCACTAAAAGCGACAGCCAAAGATAGTTACAATGATGTATTCACGACGTTAGCTGTTTTAGTATCTGCAGGTATCGAAAGATTCACTGGCTGGCGTATTGATGGCTATGTTGGTTTTGTCTTAGCCGGGTACATTATTTTTAGTGGGATCATGATGTTACGTGATTTTGTCTATGAATTACTAGGTAGCCGTCCAACAGCTGAAGAAATCAAAACAATGGAAAAACAATTAAGTTCTTATAAATCGATTTTAGGTTTTCATGATCTGTTGGTTCATAATTATGGACCAAATAAAAAGTTTGCTTCTGTTCATATTGAAGTTGACGACAGTTTAAACTTGAATGAAGCACATAAAATCATTGATATTATCGAAAAAGACTTTAAAAAGACTTTGGATGTAGATTTAGTTTGTCATCTAGATCCGGTAGCAATCCATAATGAACAATACCGTAAGATATTGAAACAATTGAGACAAATTATCAAAGAGTTAGGGGAAGAGTTGAGGTTGCACGATTTACGGATCATACGTAAAGGGAAAGAGTTGCAATTCGATATTGTAGTTCCTCAGAATTTCAAGTTACCAGATGATGTTTTAGAAGAAAAGATTCGTCAAGCTATTGAGAAAAAGGTTGGTTCTTTTGAACTCGATATTACTTTTGATCACAATTATCTTCTCTATTAA
- a CDS encoding ECF transporter S component, which translates to MNSKNKTFRLVLRAILLAIIIVQAMVPWLGFIPLGFISLTIIHITVIVAAVVLGPKDGMVIGLFWGIATIIRAYAMPTTPFDTLVFTNPIISVVPRVLVGLVAGIIFHWIYQRYHSVVVGSVLAGVFGSLVNTLLVLGFMGLFYTGATADAYGVDADLLFKTLAGVAAINGIPEAIGAGIITPLIAKALFAATPLKPE; encoded by the coding sequence TTGAATAGTAAAAATAAAACTTTTCGTTTAGTTTTACGAGCGATTTTATTAGCAATCATTATCGTTCAAGCAATGGTTCCATGGTTAGGGTTTATTCCTTTAGGATTTATTAGTTTGACGATTATTCACATAACAGTTATCGTTGCTGCGGTTGTATTAGGACCGAAAGACGGCATGGTCATTGGTTTGTTTTGGGGGATCGCCACGATCATTCGTGCTTACGCCATGCCTACGACCCCATTTGATACCCTCGTCTTTACCAATCCGATCATTTCAGTTGTTCCTAGAGTTTTAGTTGGCTTAGTTGCAGGAATCATTTTTCACTGGATTTATCAACGTTATCATTCTGTAGTCGTTGGTTCGGTTTTAGCAGGAGTATTTGGCTCACTCGTGAATACACTTTTAGTTCTAGGGTTTATGGGACTGTTTTATACTGGGGCAACTGCTGATGCGTATGGCGTAGATGCGGATCTATTATTTAAAACTTTGGCAGGAGTTGCCGCAATCAATGGGATTCCGGAAGCGATAGGTGCCGGAATCATTACGCCACTGATTGCTAAAGCGCTGTTTGCTGCAACGCCACTCAAACCAGAATAA